Genomic window (Persephonella hydrogeniphila):
TTAATGAGAGCAGAACAAAAGTAGCTGTTGTAGATGAAAGTGGAGATACAAGAATAGCAGATATAAAGACGGGAAAAGTGATAAAAGTTATAGAAGAGTTAAATAAAGATAAAGCATTTGATGTTGATTTTAGAAATGACAGGATAATGAGTGGAGGCAGAGATAAAAAAGCTGTTTATTACAATCTTAAAACAGATCAGTATCAGATATTCCATGCAGACGATTTTATGGTCTTTTCTGTTGCCTTGAGTCCTTCTGGTAATAGAGGTGCTTATCTGTACAATGACAGATTTGATGTGAAAATTGTAAACACAGAAGAAGGAGAGGTAATAACAACACTTTCTGGACACAAAGCAACACCTTCAAACATAAGATTTGTTGATGAGAATCAATTAATTATAGGTTGTGATGACGGAAAATTATATATATGGAGGATAGAACCATGAATATATCAAGTGCTGTTGTAGTTACAGAACCAAAACATTTCAAGGAAGTTCTACAGTCTCTTGAAGAGAGCGGGCTGTGTGATGTTTATTTCCATGATGAAAAATCAGGAAAGATCATCATAATTATCGAAGGAGAAGATATCAACGAGGAAACATTTAAACTAAAGCAGATACAGATGCTTCCACATGTTCTATCTGCAAATATGGTTTATTCATACTCTGAAGAGGAGTGGGAATCTGCTGCAGAGTATCTGCAAAAGCTGAGCAACGATGTTCCAGAGATACTTAATGATGAAAATGTCAGGGCAGAGGATATTGTCTACAAAGGACATATTAAAGGGTACATAAGTTAGTAAAAATTGACCTTGGACAATGATATTGAATGAATGTAGCTACAAATTAAGATCAGGATACATACTGGAGCGGGAGGATTATGGACAAAACATTTGATATGTTCTGGGAAACTGAAGTTCCAGAAAATGAGCTAATTATATCAAGAACAGATCTGAAGGGAATTATTACCTATGTTAATGAAACATTTGCACATATATCCGGTTATAAGCCGGAAGAACTTATAGGAAAACCTCATAACATCATAAGACATCCTGATATGCCAAAATCTGTTTTTAAAGAGTTGTGGGAAACAATAAGGCAGGGAAAAACATGGAAAGGCTACGTAAAAAATCTAAGAAAAGACAGAGGGTACTACTGGGTTTATGCTGAAATATCCGGAGTTTATAAAGATGGACAGCTGATTGAATACAAATCAATGAGATCTCCTGTTTCAAGGGAAAAAAAGAAAGAGATGCAGGACCTATATGACAGGATGAGAGAAGAGGAAGGGGGAGATGTAAGAGTAGTTATGTATCTCCCTAAAAAGGTTTACGACAAACTGGAAGAGCTTTCTCAGGAACTTGGCATATCAGGAGAAGAACTCATAGAAAAGCTTTTAAATCAGTTTAAGACATAATCTTAAGGAGGTTTTGGATGATGAAAGGGAAAGTACTAAGCTTAGGAGCAGCAGCCCTGCTGGCAGGTGGAGCGTTCCTGCTATCAGGACAGACAAACACAGCAAACGCTCAGGATTTGCTGGGAGTCTCATTTATTGAGAACGTGAAACCTTATTTAGAGTTCAGACCAAGATATGAGTATGTGGATGTCGACCAAAGCGGAAACAAAGAGGCAAATGCTCTAACAATCAGAACAAAAGTTGGTGTGAATATTGGAACAGTATTGGGAGTTAACGGTCTTTCTGCGACCCTTGAGGCTATTGATGTTTCTGCTCTTGTAGACGATTACGCACCACAAAAATCAGGATATGAAACAGTCCTTGATCCAGATAACACAAGGATTACACAGGCATACCTTGCTTACAAATTTGGAAATTATGTGTTCGTAGCAGGTAGAAAATATGTAATTGTTGACGACCACAGATTTATAGGAACCGTAGGATGGAGACAGATGCCCCAGTCCCTTGGAGTGCTTGCTGTAGCAGGAAAACCTGTACAGGGACTTGATTTCTTACTGGCTGGGGTTTATGAGAGAAAATTTGTTGTGGATAGAGAAAATTTAGACTGGCATCTTGACAAAATGCCTATCGTTTTAGATGTAAATTATCAGGTTGTTCCACAATTGAGAATTAAAGGTTTTGCTTATCTACTAACTGATATTCATAACACTTATGGTGTAAAGGCTTCAGGGAAGGTTAGTTTAGGTAATGGTATTAATATTTCCTATCTTGGAGAATATGCAAAACAAGAAGATCCGTATGAGAATGATAATTTTGATAAAAAACCAAGTAGAGATACTGACTATTACAGATTGAAAGTTGGTGCTTCGGCAATGGGATTTTTTGGAAATGTAATGTATACATATTTTGGGGATGCAGGTGGAGCTAATAAAGGTGGATTTTCTGTTCCTTTAGCAACAAACCATAAATTTGATGGATGGGCTGACGTACTTTTAAAAGGTGCAGCTAATGGTTTTAAATATGGGATGAAGGAACTTTGCTTATCCGTTGGTTATAAAAATAAAACTATTGGTAAATTTATGGTTGCTTACTTAACTTTCGATGCGGATAAAAGTCAAACTGAACTTGGTGGAAGTAAAGATATAGGATCAGAAATTGACGTTCTATATACAAAAAAATTAACAAAAAGACTTTCATTCCTTGCAAAAGCAGCATGGTATGATGCAGATAAAGGATATGTATTTACAAAGTATAATGGAACTAACTTTACAAGTGTACAGTATGGGAGAAACGACGTAACAAAATACTGGTTACAGCTTGACTACAAGTATTAATCTATAAAATCTTGAAGGAGGGTAATTATGAGGGTAATGAAGATGACCGGTGGACTGGTCAGTGCAGCCCTTTTTACAGGAGTGATAGCCGCTTCTGTCGGAACAGCAAAAGCTGAATCTTCTCCTCCTCCGATTACAAAAGAGGAGATGAAAAAAGCTGCAAAGATCTATTTTGACAGATGTGCAGGATGTCACGGAATGTTGAGAAAAGGAGCTACAGGACCTGCTCTTACACCGGACAGAACAAGAAAGTTAGGAACAGAGGCTCTTGAAGCTTTTATTTACAACGGTACTCTTGGAGGAATGCCGGACTGGGGTAAACAGGGAATCCTTTCAAAAGAAGAGATCAACCTTCTTGCCAGATACCTCCAGCATGAGCCACCACCACCACCGGAACTTTCTATGCAGCAGATGAAGGCAACATGGAAAGTTTATATGCCTGTTGAGGATAGACCTACAAGACCCCAGCACAACCTTAACTGGAAGAACTTTTTCGGTGTAATTCTCAGAGATGTAGGTAAAGTTGCTATAGTAGATGGTGATACTAAAAAACTTATAAATATTGTAGATACAGGTTTTGCTGTTCATATTCTCAGGTCTTCAGCGTCCGGTAGATATATGTACTCAATTGGTAGGGATGGTAAGGCAACAGTTATTGATCTGTGGCTTTCGAAACCTGATAAGGTTGCAGAAGTTAAAGTTTGTTACGATGCAAGATCGATAGACACAAGTAAGTACCACGGATATGAGGATAAATACGCAGTTGTTGGTTGTTACTGGCCTCCTTCATTTGTTGTACTTGATGGAATGACACTGGAACCTAAGAAAATAGTCTCAACAAGCTCTTACTACTATGACACTCAAGAGTTTGTTAGAGAAGCAAGGGTGGCATCTATAGTTTCTTCCCATTATGATCCTATATGGGTTCTGAATATCAAAGAAGCAGGGCAGGTATGGCTTGTAGATTACTCAAAAGTAGATAAAGGAACAATCAAGATTGATATGATCGATGCTGAGAGATATCTTCATGATGGTGGATGGGATCTTTCTAAGAGATACTTCCTTGTTGCAGCTAATATGAGAAATAAAATTGTTGTAATTGACACAAAAGATAAAGAGCTTGAGGCTATTGTTAAAGTAGGAACAAAACCACACCCAGGTAGAGGTGCAAATATAGATCATCCAAAATACGGGCCAATCTGGTGTACAGGTCATATTGGAGAGAAAAGAATCGCATGTATCGGAACAGATCCAAAAGGACACCCACAGTACGCATGGAAGGTTGTTAAATGGATAAAAATGCCCGGAGAAGGTGGTGGAAACCTGTTTATCAAAACACATCCGAATTCAAAATATCTTATAGCAGACAGACCTCTTAACCCTGATCCTGAACTGAAAAGAAGTATATTTGTATTTGATAAGAACACATTTGAGCTTGTGAAAACACTGAAAGTTCCCAAAAAGTACAAAAACATAAGGGCAGTTCATGAAGAGTTTAACAAGGATGGTTCTGAGTTCTGGATCTCTGTATGGGGTAAAAAAGACCAGCCAACAGCTATACTGGTTTATGATGCTAAAACTCTGAAGCTGAAGAAAGAGATTACCGGAGACTGGGTAAGAACACCTACCGGTAAGTTTAATGTTTACAACACAATGAAGGATATCTATTGATGAATAAGATAATCCTGCTGCCGCTAACCCTCCTGATTTTCTTTGGTGCCTTTGCAGGGGAGTTGGCAAAGGGGAGCAAACTGTACCAAAAACACTGTGCCTCATGCCACGGGGTGGACAGAGCCGGTACAGTGGCTCCCCCTCTTTTACCTTTATTTTTAAAAAAAATTCCAGAAAAAAAACTGATTTATATCATCAAAAACGGTCTTCCTGCTACACAGATGCCCGCTTTCCCCCAACTATCTGAAGATGAGATAAAGTCGATTATAGCATATATAAAAACTCCAGCAAAAATTAACTGGTCTGAAGAGAAGATAACTAATTCGATCAGTATAGAAAATTTACCTACTAAAAAATTACCGATCAAAAATATCAAAAATATAGTGGCTGTTGTTGAAAGGGGACATCAAAAAGTCTGGATAATGGAAGAGACAAAAATCTTAGATAAATTTGATTTTAGAAATGTTCACGGAGGTCTGAAATTTTCGCCATCAGGGTGGAAGCTTTATGTTCCATCAAGGGACGGATGGATCGGAAGGTACGATATAGATAAGGGTAAGTTTTTCGGTAAAGTCAGAGCCTGTGTATATTTGAGAAATATATCTTTAGACAGAACAGGAAAATATATTCTTGTTTCATGCTGGCTTCCAAGATCTATAGTTATCCTTGATGCTGAAAGTTTCAGACCTGTTAGATTTATAAAACAAGACGGATTAATTTCTGCTATTTATGAACTATACTCTAAAGATAAAGCTATTTTTACATATAGAGACAAAGCGGTCATCGGCTTTTTAGACACAAAAGATTTTTCTATTGTTTACAAAAAGATAAAAGAGCCCTATGAAGATTTCTTTATAGACCCATTTGAAAAATACATTGTAGGAACTTCAAGAAAAGGTACACAGCTTATTGTTTATGATATAAACGCTGACAAAGAGATATTCTCTTATCCGATTGAAGGGATGCCCCATCTTGCTTCTGCTACATTCTGGTATAAAAATGGAAAGTTTTATTTTGCAACGCCTCATATAGGAAAGCCGTATATAACAATATGGCAGATGTACAAATGGAAATTTGTTAACAAAGTCAATATCAGGGGAAATGGTTTTTTTGTCAGAACACATCCAACTACACCTTATCTGTGGACAGATAATGGAAAGGATAAAATCGTACTGGTAGATAAAAATGATTATATGGTAAAAACCGTTGAGACAATAAAAGGAAAAAGAGTAATTCATACAGAGTTCTCGGGAGACGGAAATCTTGCTTATGTCAGTCTTTACAATAAAGATGGAGCTCTTCTTATATACGACAGTATAACCCTTAAACTGATCAAGAAAATTCCTGCGAGCATACCTATCGGCAAGTATAACATCATAAACAAATCAAGAAAATATGCCCCTTATTTGCTGGGAAAAGATGTTTTCCTTGCAAAATGCTGGGGATGTCATCACCAGACACAGTCTGCTTTTGGCCCTTCGTTCAAATGGATTGTAAATCACAGAAGTAAGGATATTATTATTTCCCATATAATGAATCCTGAAGCTACTTACAAACAGTTAGGATATAAAAGAAATGCAATGCCGAGGTTAGATTTATCTGAGGAAGAACTGAAAGCTATTGTCTCCTATATGATGGAGTTTAAAGATGCTGAGAATAACTGAGTACATAAAGAAAACATTAAATGGAGAAAAGATTAGACCTTTTCCCGGAGTGATTCTTATATGGAATCTCACAAATGTGTGTAATCTAT
Coding sequences:
- a CDS encoding chaperone NapD, which translates into the protein MNISSAVVVTEPKHFKEVLQSLEESGLCDVYFHDEKSGKIIIIIEGEDINEETFKLKQIQMLPHVLSANMVYSYSEEEWESAAEYLQKLSNDVPEILNDENVRAEDIVYKGHIKGYIS
- a CDS encoding PAS domain-containing protein, which codes for MDKTFDMFWETEVPENELIISRTDLKGIITYVNETFAHISGYKPEELIGKPHNIIRHPDMPKSVFKELWETIRQGKTWKGYVKNLRKDRGYYWVYAEISGVYKDGQLIEYKSMRSPVSREKKKEMQDLYDRMREEEGGDVRVVMYLPKKVYDKLEELSQELGISGEELIEKLLNQFKT
- a CDS encoding nitrite reductase yields the protein MRVMKMTGGLVSAALFTGVIAASVGTAKAESSPPPITKEEMKKAAKIYFDRCAGCHGMLRKGATGPALTPDRTRKLGTEALEAFIYNGTLGGMPDWGKQGILSKEEINLLARYLQHEPPPPPELSMQQMKATWKVYMPVEDRPTRPQHNLNWKNFFGVILRDVGKVAIVDGDTKKLINIVDTGFAVHILRSSASGRYMYSIGRDGKATVIDLWLSKPDKVAEVKVCYDARSIDTSKYHGYEDKYAVVGCYWPPSFVVLDGMTLEPKKIVSTSSYYYDTQEFVREARVASIVSSHYDPIWVLNIKEAGQVWLVDYSKVDKGTIKIDMIDAERYLHDGGWDLSKRYFLVAANMRNKIVVIDTKDKELEAIVKVGTKPHPGRGANIDHPKYGPIWCTGHIGEKRIACIGTDPKGHPQYAWKVVKWIKMPGEGGGNLFIKTHPNSKYLIADRPLNPDPELKRSIFVFDKNTFELVKTLKVPKKYKNIRAVHEEFNKDGSEFWISVWGKKDQPTAILVYDAKTLKLKKEITGDWVRTPTGKFNVYNTMKDIY
- a CDS encoding cytochrome D1 domain-containing protein, with protein sequence MNKIILLPLTLLIFFGAFAGELAKGSKLYQKHCASCHGVDRAGTVAPPLLPLFLKKIPEKKLIYIIKNGLPATQMPAFPQLSEDEIKSIIAYIKTPAKINWSEEKITNSISIENLPTKKLPIKNIKNIVAVVERGHQKVWIMEETKILDKFDFRNVHGGLKFSPSGWKLYVPSRDGWIGRYDIDKGKFFGKVRACVYLRNISLDRTGKYILVSCWLPRSIVILDAESFRPVRFIKQDGLISAIYELYSKDKAIFTYRDKAVIGFLDTKDFSIVYKKIKEPYEDFFIDPFEKYIVGTSRKGTQLIVYDINADKEIFSYPIEGMPHLASATFWYKNGKFYFATPHIGKPYITIWQMYKWKFVNKVNIRGNGFFVRTHPTTPYLWTDNGKDKIVLVDKNDYMVKTVETIKGKRVIHTEFSGDGNLAYVSLYNKDGALLIYDSITLKLIKKIPASIPIGKYNIINKSRKYAPYLLGKDVFLAKCWGCHHQTQSAFGPSFKWIVNHRSKDIIISHIMNPEATYKQLGYKRNAMPRLDLSEEELKAIVSYMMEFKDAENN